In Caldicellulosiruptor morganii, the following proteins share a genomic window:
- a CDS encoding molybdopterin-dependent oxidoreductase: MIKKVFCPLDCFDSCAILAEVRDGKVLKLSGSRDHPVTQGFLCKKGYRLLDKVYSENRIKKPLLRVKNHFHEIDWNTALDLIAEKLDEVLKRYSSSAILYYSGDGYEGYLKNIERLFFDYLGGATYSEGSLCWGAGLLAQKADFGNSLCHSPFDLFNSNWIVLWGRNALWTNLHLYYLVLKAKNKGKKVMVIDVYKSPTFRIADAGILIRPSSDSYLAYGAIKYIIESGKEDRSFIDNYSVGFEEVEKIARGLSYDEIAENCGVSKEVIEQVAEIFLQRPVSTFIGYGPQRYTNGVNTIRAIDYLVAISGNVGIKGGGANFAHRFTQNLEPLFKDDSRAVNKRFYNRAKLGEHLKSLSEPPIEFVYISAGNPVSQCPDSDLIFRELQKRFVVNVDMFLTAISYASTLILPAASFLEKEDVFIPNMWHDYIGISEKAIEKIGEAKSEVEIINELAKRLGLDFPVKSESEWIDIVKQHLEKNLNIRLDGHFARGCAIDVPWEDRVFSTKSRKFEFKSEELGVAVPALDHDQKPLKDQLRVVTIHSDKTLHSQEFFKREKLAYINPLDAKRLNISNRDKILIYNGCGGFILEACISDNVGRGFIVVEEGFQNENIETINSCLFAFTAEKGSQAAFNSNFVFVRKVAT; this comes from the coding sequence ATGATTAAAAAAGTTTTTTGCCCGCTTGACTGTTTTGACAGCTGCGCAATTTTGGCAGAAGTACGCGATGGTAAAGTTTTAAAACTTTCTGGTAGCAGAGACCATCCTGTTACTCAGGGCTTTTTGTGCAAAAAAGGATATAGGCTGCTTGATAAGGTCTATTCTGAAAATAGAATAAAAAAACCTCTTTTGAGAGTTAAAAACCATTTTCATGAGATAGACTGGAATACTGCACTTGATCTGATAGCAGAAAAACTTGATGAGGTTTTGAAAAGATACAGCTCAAGTGCTATTTTGTATTACAGTGGCGATGGCTATGAAGGATATTTAAAGAATATAGAAAGGCTATTTTTTGACTATCTGGGCGGGGCCACATACTCTGAAGGTAGCCTGTGCTGGGGTGCAGGTCTTCTTGCTCAGAAAGCAGATTTTGGAAATTCGCTCTGCCATTCACCTTTTGATTTATTCAATTCCAACTGGATAGTGCTATGGGGGCGAAATGCACTCTGGACAAACCTGCACCTTTATTATCTTGTTTTGAAGGCTAAAAATAAGGGCAAAAAAGTAATGGTAATTGATGTTTATAAATCGCCCACTTTCAGGATAGCTGATGCAGGAATTTTAATAAGACCATCTTCTGATTCTTATCTTGCTTATGGAGCGATTAAGTATATAATAGAAAGCGGTAAAGAGGATAGGAGTTTTATTGATAATTATTCTGTTGGCTTTGAAGAGGTAGAGAAAATTGCCAGAGGTCTTTCTTATGATGAGATTGCAGAAAACTGCGGAGTATCGAAAGAGGTAATTGAACAGGTTGCAGAAATTTTTTTGCAAAGACCTGTCTCAACATTTATTGGCTATGGACCGCAGAGATATACAAATGGTGTTAATACAATCAGGGCAATTGACTATTTGGTTGCAATCTCTGGGAATGTAGGAATAAAAGGTGGCGGTGCAAATTTTGCTCACAGGTTTACACAAAATCTTGAACCTTTGTTTAAAGATGATAGCAGAGCTGTGAATAAACGTTTTTATAACAGAGCAAAACTTGGAGAGCATCTCAAGAGTTTATCAGAACCGCCAATTGAATTTGTTTATATCTCGGCAGGAAATCCTGTTTCACAATGTCCTGATTCTGACCTGATATTTAGAGAACTGCAGAAAAGGTTTGTAGTCAATGTGGATATGTTTTTAACAGCAATATCTTATGCTTCTACCTTAATTTTACCAGCAGCGAGTTTTTTGGAGAAGGAAGATGTATTCATCCCGAATATGTGGCATGATTATATAGGTATTTCAGAAAAGGCTATTGAAAAGATAGGTGAAGCTAAGTCAGAGGTTGAGATAATAAATGAACTTGCCAAAAGGTTAGGTCTTGATTTTCCTGTAAAATCTGAGAGCGAGTGGATAGATATTGTAAAACAGCACCTTGAAAAAAACCTGAATATAAGGCTTGATGGGCATTTTGCAAGGGGCTGTGCGATTGATGTACCATGGGAAGACAGGGTGTTTTCAACAAAGAGCAGGAAATTTGAGTTTAAAAGTGAGGAATTGGGAGTAGCTGTACCGGCTTTGGACCATGATCAAAAGCCTTTGAAAGATCAGCTGAGAGTTGTTACAATTCATTCTGACAAGACCCTGCACTCTCAGGAGTTTTTCAAAAGGGAAAAGCTTGCTTATATTAATCCTCTTGATGCAAAGAGATTGAATATCTCAAACAGGGATAAGATTTTGATATACAATGGATGTGGAGGGTTTATTTTAGAGGCTTGTATAAGTGATAATGTGGGTAGAGGATTTATAGTTGTTGAAGAGGGATTTCAAAATGAAAATATTGAAACAATAAATTCTTGTCTTTTTGCTTTTACAGCTGAAAAAGGCTCACAGGCTGCTTTTAATTCGAATTTTGTATTTGTCAGAAAGGTGGCAACATGA
- the nadC gene encoding carboxylating nicotinate-nucleotide diphosphorylase: protein MLNFLALDKLIKEALIEDMPYGDITTDLLIPQDSVSSAIILAKEDGILCGIDVARRVFEILDERTEFRKTKSDGQIIKKGDILAEIKGNTRAILKGERLALNLLQRMSGIATATNRLSQLVKGYRAVVTDTRKTVPLLRMLDKYAVFVGGGKNHRYSLSDAVLIKDNHIKAVGSIREAIKRARESIPHTMKIEVEVRTMSEFEEALEAGADIIMLDHFGIDDMKKAVERASGKVLLEASGNITPENIVEIAKTGVDIISVGSITHSVKSLDISLDFTQM from the coding sequence ATGCTCAATTTCTTGGCGCTTGATAAGCTTATTAAGGAAGCATTGATAGAAGACATGCCATATGGAGATATAACAACAGATCTGTTGATACCTCAAGACAGTGTATCATCAGCGATTATTCTTGCAAAGGAAGATGGAATCTTATGCGGTATTGATGTTGCCAGAAGGGTTTTTGAGATACTGGATGAGAGGACAGAATTTAGAAAGACAAAATCGGATGGACAGATTATAAAGAAAGGCGATATTTTAGCAGAGATTAAAGGGAATACACGTGCTATTTTAAAAGGTGAAAGATTGGCATTGAACCTCCTTCAGCGAATGAGTGGAATTGCAACTGCAACAAACAGACTTTCACAGCTTGTGAAAGGTTACAGGGCAGTTGTAACAGACACAAGAAAGACAGTCCCTCTTTTGCGAATGCTTGATAAGTATGCGGTTTTTGTTGGTGGTGGTAAAAATCACAGGTATTCTTTATCTGATGCAGTTTTGATAAAGGACAATCATATAAAAGCTGTGGGGAGTATAAGAGAAGCGATAAAAAGGGCAAGAGAAAGCATACCTCATACAATGAAGATAGAGGTTGAAGTGAGAACAATGAGTGAATTTGAAGAAGCACTTGAAGCAGGTGCTGATATTATCATGCTTGACCATTTTGGAATAGATGATATGAAAAAGGCTGTAGAAAGAGCTTCAGGTAAGGTTTTGCTTGAGGCTTCTGGGAATATAACACCTGAAAATATTGTGGAGATCGCAAAAACAGGGGTTGACATTATCTCGGTTGGTAGCATTACACATTCTGTAAAAAGTCTTGATATTAGTCTTGATTTTACACAAATGTGA